Part of the Labilibaculum antarcticum genome, AAAACCGTTTAATTTGGAGCTACACTGACTATCATTTCACACATAAATTTGCCTACTGGTATCCTACCGATAGTTATTTAAAGCTCACTAATAATTCCAATTGATGGGAAGAAATTAGTGCGTAATCATAGATTCTAATCGGTATTACAAATCGTCAGGAGATAATTTGAGTGCCAAACAGATATTACTTGACAGCACAAAGCCCATTTTGAAAATCAAAATGGGCTTTGTATTTTATTGAAATAAGTAGGCACTGAATTGGATTTATATGCTTACCAAATCCTCATTGGCATGCATAAAAAAACTGTTTACTTTCATTTTTAAATAGTTCGATTCATACTCCACACATTTCATTGGATCTGATTTTTTATACAAAACCTGTCCTATTTCCATGATATCCTGCATAGTTGCCCACAAATGATTTAAGCAACGAAACACTTCTTCTTTAAGTAAACCTCTCGAGTTAAGCAATCGATTGAGTTCTATTTTATTTAATTTAAGAACCTGAAAAAGAGTCAATATCCGATCGATTATCGTTTGGGTAACTTCTGCATTTTCCCTGGGAATATTCGCCTCCAATTGCACTACAAATTTTGGAATCACTGTTAGAATGGCTTTCAAATCCTTCTTTTCAATGATCTCTATAATCTTCTCAAATTCCTTAATTCGAGATACTGGAAAGTTATCCTGAACTTCAAGTATCATGTTGTTCAGATTTTCTATTCGCTTATAAATACCAAATCGCAGGCTTTGAATTTGCATTCCCTCGGGACCACAACACACGTATTCTTTTGCCCGCTGAATTTGCTCGCTTACACGATTCTTAAAAGTCTCATCGAATACCGGATACATTCTATTGAAATCATCCATATCTCTTGAGTAAGACTCCAATAGGAATTTTGCCGCCACCGGCATTTCATCAAAACTAAAAGGAAAATCTATTGTTTCCATGTCACCAATTTTGTTAGTTTATGCTTACATTTTAAATACTCTCATTCTTTACTGTATTCTATCTCACCACCTACAGAATCTTTTGAAACAGCACTGAATAATTCAGAAATAATACTTCGTTAATTCATTACATAATTACACGAATCAATATCATTTCAGACTCATAAAATACGAAAAATCAGTACGATCGGAAAAATATTGAAAATGATGTACAACATGTTTTCAGAACAGCTCATTGAAGGGTCTTGATTTTAATAGGAAAAGCTGTCTGTTTTTTTTAGCATCAACCAATCTTTTACTAGTTTTGTATAGACCCGATAAAAATAAGATGACGAAAAAAATACTATTACTTGCCTTTATTCTTTTACCACTGTTAAACTTTGCCCAGCAAATTAATAGAACCGACGAGCACGGGAACAAACAGGGTGTATGGGAAAAATCGCACGCCAATGGCAAGCTTAACTATTCCGGAACTTTTAAAGACAATTATCCGATTGGGGAAATGAATCGATATCACGAAAACGGCAATTTAAAAGCAGAATTATTCTTTAGTGATAATGGACAAAAAGCCAAAGCGAAGCTTTATAATGAATCGGCACAATTAATTGCACGAGGAAATTTTATTCAATCGAAAAAGGATAGCGTTTGGGTATATTTCGATAAAAATAAAAACATCCGCGCAAGCGAAACATTCGATAAGGGTAGTAAGAGTGGTGAAAGTGTTTACTATTTTAAAAACGGAAAACCAGCCGAAACGCTTAACTTCCTAAATGGTGAACGAAATGGTGAGTGGAAACGCTTTTTCGAAAATGGGAAATCCTATTTGGAAGCAAATTATAGTTCAGGAAAGTTAGATGGCATTACTCAGTCGTATTTCTCTAATGGCGTAATTGAATACAGTGGTGCCTACAAAAATAACAAACGTGAAGGCAAATGGGATTTTTATTCCAACAAAGGTGAACTACAATTCAGCATTGATTACAAAAATGGTGTTGCCGACAATCAGGATGAATTGGATAAAATTCAGCAAGATAAATTGAA contains:
- a CDS encoding toxin-antitoxin system YwqK family antitoxin, translated to MTKKILLLAFILLPLLNFAQQINRTDEHGNKQGVWEKSHANGKLNYSGTFKDNYPIGEMNRYHENGNLKAELFFSDNGQKAKAKLYNESAQLIARGNFIQSKKDSVWVYFDKNKNIRASETFDKGSKSGESVYYFKNGKPAETLNFLNGERNGEWKRFFENGKSYLEANYSSGKLDGITQSYFSNGVIEYSGAYKNNKREGKWDFYSNKGELQFSIDYKNGVADNQDELDKIQQDKLKDLEKNNSHLTDPEKFVNDPDSYLRTYNK